The following are from one region of the Halictus rubicundus isolate RS-2024b chromosome 15, iyHalRubi1_principal, whole genome shotgun sequence genome:
- the Gpp gene encoding DOT1 like histone lysine methyltransferase grappa isoform X3, with protein sequence MELRLHSPAGAEPIVYQWPLTSGSGSDRHDGALDVVETMRWVCEDLPDLKLPLENNILCAYDTRDYESMKNLCDKFNRAIDSLVQLEKGTSLPSQRLNKRPSRGLLRHILQQTYNQAVVEPDKLNQYEPFSPEVYGETSYELVCQMIDQIEITEDDVFVDLGSGVGQVVLQMAAATLCRICVGVERADVPSRYAQSMEVNFRKWLNWYGKRCGEYRLVKGDFLADEHRESITGATIVFVNNFAFGPTVDHQLKERFADLRDGARIVSSKSFCPLNFRITDRNLSDIGTIMHVSEMSPLKGSVSWTGKPVSYYLHVIDRTKLERYFHRLKNNKQGGDENSDSVIHNTASSNNKVTSRGERGDRAKRDLSRQLESPNHSEQQGTNSDSDPDDGTMKSRRQPNKIRRKLNRKTNGIARPPARGGRQRGRGVKKSKPKKAINISGLDLLHSQTLLSTSPQALGKKPPPAPGCVDQQLSSLSLSLQSHSTSVHEELSIPPAPSATPYALQILLDLYRDQFMLMLESMRTPQYRVSVNTDIAKERERNSKLQSRAAQLEKQIKVLIDDSVALLKARMTELGINATSPGDLLAKAKEIVLRHKQLQAKASKLQAQVASMESEQSRLTALRHQELQEKYTSLTNANGIVNPPQPLTQDYILKEISATLSQRKRLHCQVSKLEHELNVLERASNEKQAAAMVQQQREAAGSKHSQSQHHHQQQNGKSGSTRKSREGRSRSQEWPDVPDIGKIQENNPEILAQKILETGRQIEAGRMLNRQNTSTSSNSRTRLPQASLSFSTTSSSSISSSLPQTSNKETANRTQEPPRVADFEDRLKCIITSVLNEDQQNRNKQQQMQLQQNQTEPDRKRIALPQNVSTPDYTQVSPAKLALRRHLSQERLSSHLTPSDRPTIDSRQPSHDNRIVAGGNGLLGTRTIGDLVSGEIERTLEISNQSIINAAVDMSAMIRPETVYSPISRPASAEGDAGLSTLAHVASYAPTSSAVSTCTPTATSRSSVLFTPVTQAQRYTPVQLPRADIKPYHESYFTDNPSQSLAQSHLPPSLHSSQAGSNGEVLPVEGLAASLHARILNNHNAKTESMLSTNRRFQPYPRYATSSNSNVNTTTNGIVTAICQSQPSMPVKTEAVGSSISTSGAPLSPLVEPHSNTSTPLVDEPQMTTQRQRNGIGDDDLENALECTHPSFFQMCFLYWLAEEATKLYL encoded by the exons ATGGAGCTGCGCCTGCACTCGCCAGCCGGAGCAGAACCGATCGTCTATCAATGGCCACTCACTTCCGGATCTGGATCC GATCGACACGATGGCGCACTCGATGTTGTTGAAACAATGCGATGGGTTTGTGAAGATTTGCCGGACTTGAAATTACCGCTTGAGAATAACATTCTGTGCGCTTATGACACCAGGGACTATGagagtatgaaaaatttatgCGACAAATTCAACAGAGCAATCGATAGTTTAGTTCAATTG GAAAAGGGCACTAGTTTACCATCTCAAAGGCTAAATAAACGACCTAGTCGAGGTTTATTGCGACATATACTTCAGCAAACGTATAATCAAGCTGTAGTGGAACCAGATAAGCTAAATCAGTATGAACCATTCTCGCCGGAAGTGTATGGGGAAACCAGTTACGAACTTGTCTGTCAAATGATCGATCAAATCGAAATAACCGAAGACGATGTGTTCGTTGATCTGGGATCTGGCGTTGGCCAAGTAGTTCTACAAATGGCAGCAGCGACGTTGTGCAGAATTTGTGTTGGCGTCGAACGGGCCGACGTACCCTCGAGATATGCACAA AGTATGGAAGTAAACTTTCGTAAATGGTTGAATTGGTACGGAAAAAGATGCGGCGAGTATCGTTTGGTAAAAGGAGATTTTTTAGCTGACGAACATCGTGAAAGCATTACCGGAGCAACAATAGTGTTTGTCAATAATTTTGCGTTCGGTCCGACGGTGGATCACCAGCTGAAAGAACGGTTCGCTGACCTGCGGGACGGTGCACGTATAGTATCATCGAAATCATTCTGTCCCCTTAACTTTCGGATAACGGATAGAAATCTTAGTG ATATCGGTACAATAATGCACGTCTCGGAAATGTCACCGTTGAAAGGTTCTGTCTCGTGGACTGGTAAACCAGTGTCTTATTATTTACACGTAATCGACCGTACCAAACTAGAACGTTATTTCCACCGTTTAAAGAATAACAAACAAGGTGGCGACGAAAATTCTGATTCTGTGATACACAACACTGCCAGCAGTAATAATAAGGTAACGAGTAGGGGTGAGAGAGGTGACAGAGCCAAGCGTGATCTGTCGCGTCAGCTGGAAAGTCCGAATCATTCAGAGCAGCAAGGGACGAACAGTGATTCGGACCCGGATGACGGTACAATGAAGAGTCGCCGGCAGCCAAATAAAATTCGTAGGAAATTGAATAGAAAAACGAACGGTATCGCGAGGCCACCTGCCAGAGGAGGCAGACAAAGAGGCAGAGGCGTCAAGAAGTCCAAACCTAAGAAAGCAATTAATATCTCTGGTTTGGACCTGCTGCACAGTCAAACGTTACTCAGCACGTCTCCGCAAGCTCTGGGAAAAAAGCCGCCTCCCGCGCCTGGTTGTGTGGATCAACAGCTATCTTCGTTATCGCTCTCCTTGCAGTCACATTCCACCTCTGTACACGAAGAACTTAGTATACCACCTGCTCCGTCCGCCACTCCATATGCTTTGCAGATACTTCTGGACTTGTACAG GGACCAATTCATGCTCATGTTAGAATCAATGAGAACGCCACAGTACAGAGTATCGGTGAATACAGACATCGCAAAAGAACGGGAGAGGAATTCGAAATTGCAGTCGAGAGCGGCGCAGCTGGAGAAACAAATAAAAGTATTAATCGACGATAGCGTAGCTTTATTGAAAGCGAGAATGACTGAGCTAGGTATAAACGCAACGTCGCCTGGAGACTTACTTGCCAAAGCTAAGGAGATCGTTCTTCGACATAAGCAGCTGCAGGCTAAGGCGAGTAAATTGCAAGCGCAAGTCGCGTCCATGGAAAGCGAGCAATCGAGACTGACGGCGCTCAGACACCAAGAGTTGCAGGAGAAGTATACCAGTCTGACGAATGCTAACGGTATAGTTAATCCGCCGCAACCACTCACGCAGGATTATATATTGAAGGAGATATCTGCCACTCTTTCTCAACGCAAACGATTGCACTGCCAG GTATCCAAATTGGAGCACGAGCTGAACGTGTTAGAAAGAGCGAGCAACGAGAAGCAAGCTGCCGCGATGGTCCAGCAGCAGAGAGAAGCGGCGGGTTCTAAGCATTCGCAAAGTCAGCACCATCATCAGCAACAAAACGGGAAGAGTGGATCGACGAGAAAAAGCAGAGAGGGGCGATCCAGATCACAAGAATGGCCGGATGTCCCAGATATCGGCAAGATACAGGAGAACAATCCAGAGATATTGGCGCAGAAGATCTTGGAAACGGGCAGACAGATAGAGGCTGGTCGCATGTTAAATAGGCAAAATACTAGTACAAGTAGCAATTCTAGAACCAGACTGCCACAAGCGTCTCTTAGCTTTTCTACGACTTCGTCATCGTCTATATCATCTTCACTACCGCAAACGAGTAATAAAGAGACAGCGAATAGGACCCAGGAGCCTCCCAGGGTCGCGGACTTTGAGGATAGACTAAAGTGTATAATCACAAGTGTCTTGAACGAGGATCAACAAAATAGAAATAAACAGCAACAAATGCAATTACAACAAAATCAGACTGAGCCCGATCGAAAGCGTATCGCGTTACCGCAGAATGTCTCCACTCCAGACTACACACAG GTTTCACCTGCAAAGTTAGCACTTCGCCGTCATCTCTCCCAAGAACGCCTTTCATCTCACTTAACACCATCTGATAGGCCAACAATCGACTCCAGGCAACCGAGTCATGACAATCGTATTGTAGCAGGAGGAAATGGATTGCTGGGCACTAGGACAATCGGCGATTTAGTCAGCGGAGAGATAGAGAGGACCCTGGAGATATCCAATCAATCGATAATAAACGCTGCCGTTGACATGAGCGCGATGATAAGACCGGAAACCGTGTATTCACCCATCAGCAGACCTGCTAGCGCGGAGGGCGATGCTGGTCTATCGACTCTCGCGCACGTAGCAAGTTATGCACCGACTTCTTCTGCAGTTTCGACCTGCACACCAACTGCCACTTCGAGATCATCCGTATTGTTCACACCAGTAACACAGGCGCAGAG ATACACACCGGTTCAATTACCTCGCGCAGACATCAAACCATACCATGAATCGTACTTCACTGACAATCCATCGCAGTCACTTGCACAATCTCATCTTCCGCCATCTTTGCACTCGTCCCAGGCTGGATCGAATGGTGAAGTACTGCCGGTGGAAGGACTGGCGGCGTCTTTACACGCTCGTATATTAAACAATCACAACGCCAAAACCGAGTCGATGCTTTCTACAAATCGAAG ATTTCAACCATATCCCAGATATGCAACTAGTAGTAACAGTAATGTTAACACGACTACGAATGGCATTGTAACGGCCATTTGTCAATCACAGCCGTCGATGCCAGTGAAAACAGAGGCGGTCGGGTCGTCGATAAGCACAAGCGGAGCACCATTGAGTCCTCTGGTAGAACCACACTCGAATACGTCTACTCCACTAGTCGATGAACCACAAATGACCACGCAGAGGCAACGGAACGGTATTGGCGACGACG ATTTAGAAAATGCTTTGGAATGTACACACCCGAGTTTCTTTCAAATGTGCTTTCTGTATTGGCTGGCAGAAGAAGCGACAAAGTTATACctataa